A region of Gammaproteobacteria bacterium DNA encodes the following proteins:
- a CDS encoding DUF3047 domain-containing protein: MMKLRWPVALGALFTSVAAGAAPLTVTVGNFASGDKSGWEEQEFKGKVNYSIVKVGNGAHALEARSSDAASGLHKKVSVDLEKTPYINWTWRVTNTLKGVDETTKKGDDYPARIYVILSGGLLFWKTQALNYVWSSTERPADASWPNAYTSSVVMLAVDSGNSKAGTWVTHKRNLREDLKRQLGKDVKHVDAIAVMSDTDNSGQSTTAYYGNIFMSSE, encoded by the coding sequence ATGATGAAGTTGCGTTGGCCGGTAGCGCTCGGCGCGTTGTTTACCTCTGTTGCGGCAGGCGCCGCGCCATTGACAGTGACGGTGGGTAATTTTGCGTCGGGCGACAAGTCCGGCTGGGAGGAGCAGGAATTCAAGGGAAAGGTGAATTATTCGATTGTGAAAGTAGGCAATGGCGCGCACGCGCTGGAAGCGCGCAGCTCAGACGCCGCCTCCGGCCTGCACAAGAAAGTCTCCGTGGATCTGGAGAAAACGCCCTATATCAACTGGACATGGCGGGTTACCAATACCCTCAAGGGTGTCGACGAAACCACCAAAAAAGGCGACGACTATCCGGCGCGGATTTATGTGATTCTCTCCGGTGGCCTGCTTTTCTGGAAGACCCAGGCATTGAATTACGTCTGGTCCAGCACCGAACGGCCTGCGGACGCCTCCTGGCCGAACGCCTACACATCAAGCGTTGTCATGCTTGCTGTAGATTCAGGAAACAGCAAGGCTGGCACCTGGGTAACGCATAAGCGCAACCTGCGCGAAGACTTGAAGCGCCAACTCGGGAAGGACGTTAAACATGTCGACGCCATAGCCGTAATGTCTGACACGGACAACTCCGGCCAAAGCACCACCGCCTACTACGGCAATATATTCATGTCGAGCGAATAA
- a CDS encoding nitroreductase family protein: MHNKIAKTHVPIHELIAMRWSGRAFDASKPVTREGIVALLEAARWAPSCYGDEPWRFIVWDKNSDAVAWQKAFDCLVEFNQQWVKNAPVLLLATAGSVFHKNGKPNRWGQYDTGAASENLCLQAAALGLMAHQMGGFDADKVRKAFGIPLQYECMAMIAVGHPSTPGVLDGELRASEIGERVRSPLGKCFFDGGWEIPINPNVS; the protein is encoded by the coding sequence ATGCACAACAAAATCGCAAAAACCCACGTGCCCATCCACGAGCTTATCGCCATGCGCTGGAGCGGGCGCGCCTTTGACGCCAGCAAGCCAGTCACTCGCGAGGGCATTGTCGCCCTGCTTGAAGCCGCGCGCTGGGCGCCTTCCTGCTATGGCGATGAGCCATGGCGCTTTATCGTCTGGGATAAAAACAGCGATGCCGTCGCGTGGCAGAAGGCCTTTGATTGCCTGGTCGAGTTCAACCAGCAGTGGGTAAAAAATGCCCCCGTATTACTGCTGGCTACCGCCGGCAGCGTATTCCATAAAAACGGCAAACCAAACCGCTGGGGCCAGTACGACACTGGCGCGGCCAGTGAAAATCTGTGCCTGCAAGCGGCGGCTCTGGGTCTGATGGCGCACCAGATGGGCGGCTTTGATGCCGACAAGGTACGAAAAGCATTCGGTATTCCGTTACAATATGAATGTATGGCAATGATAGCGGTGGGCCATCCGTCTACGCCTGGCGTATTAGACGGCGAGCTTCGAGCGAGCGAGATCGGCGAACGGGTGCGTAGCCCATTGGGCAAATGTTTTTTTGATGGTGGCTGGGAAATTCCCATCAACCCGAATGTTTCGTGA
- a CDS encoding NAD(P)H-dependent oxidoreductase → MAKLLYIEASPRKERSASIEVSKVFLDAYTESHPDDQIKKLDLWNMALPEFNGAVLDAKYAVLHGESHTPEQAEAWSDVVNMFEQFRSADKYLISLPMWNFGIPYKLKHYIDVISQPGLAFSFSPTEGYKGLVTGKPITVIYARGGEYHDGSGAAAYDLQKRYMELWLAFIGFTSIRSILVEPMLYAPEVVASAKTIAKEMATTIATHF, encoded by the coding sequence ATGGCCAAACTGTTGTATATCGAAGCCTCACCCAGAAAAGAACGTTCTGCCTCCATCGAAGTCAGCAAAGTATTTTTGGATGCTTACACGGAATCACACCCTGACGACCAGATAAAAAAGCTTGATCTATGGAATATGGCATTGCCAGAGTTCAACGGCGCGGTGCTCGATGCAAAATACGCCGTGCTGCATGGCGAATCGCACACGCCAGAGCAGGCCGAGGCATGGAGCGACGTGGTCAACATGTTCGAGCAATTTAGATCTGCCGATAAATATCTGATCAGCCTGCCGATGTGGAACTTCGGCATTCCCTATAAGCTCAAACACTACATCGACGTAATTAGCCAACCGGGGCTGGCCTTTAGTTTTTCGCCTACGGAAGGGTACAAGGGGCTGGTGACGGGCAAACCAATAACCGTCATTTATGCGCGCGGCGGCGAATATCATGATGGTTCCGGCGCGGCCGCCTATGACCTGCAGAAGCGTTATATGGAGCTGTGGCTAGCGTTCATCGGCTTCACCAGCATCCGCTCCATCCTCGTCGAGCCGATGCTCTATGCCCCCGAGGTGGTGGCGAGCGCCAAGACTATCGCCAAAGAAATGGCCACGACCATAGCAACACATTTTTGA
- a CDS encoding pirin family protein, with protein MIIMRKSQARGHANHGWLDSYHTFSFAGYYDPAHMGFSSLRVINDDRITPGAGFGTHGHNDMEIITYVLDGALEHKDSMGNGSVIVPGDVQRMSAGTGITHSEYNASKTEPGHFLQIWILPNQTGVTPSYEQTHFSEADKRGRLRLIASPDGRDGSVKIHQDASVYATVLYAGESVSHALMAGRKAYVHVARGEAQLNGQPLADGDGARVIDERSISFTTSSKAEILLFDLD; from the coding sequence ATGATTATTATGCGTAAAAGCCAGGCGCGAGGCCACGCCAATCATGGCTGGCTCGACAGCTATCACACCTTTTCCTTCGCTGGTTATTACGATCCCGCACATATGGGATTTTCCAGCCTGCGCGTGATCAACGACGACCGCATCACCCCCGGTGCGGGTTTCGGTACGCATGGCCACAACGACATGGAAATCATCACCTATGTGCTGGACGGCGCATTGGAGCACAAGGACAGCATGGGCAATGGCTCGGTGATCGTTCCCGGCGACGTGCAGCGTATGAGCGCCGGTACCGGGATCACCCACAGCGAATATAATGCATCAAAAACCGAGCCTGGGCATTTTCTACAAATCTGGATTCTCCCGAATCAGACCGGCGTTACACCCAGTTACGAACAGACGCACTTTAGCGAGGCTGACAAACGCGGGCGGTTACGCCTGATTGCATCGCCGGACGGGCGCGACGGCTCAGTCAAGATACATCAAGACGCCTCTGTTTACGCAACCGTACTCTATGCTGGCGAATCCGTCAGTCATGCCTTGATGGCGGGCCGAAAAGCGTATGTGCATGTTGCGCGTGGCGAGGCGCAGCTCAACGGCCAGCCACTGGCCGACGGCGACGGTGCCCGCGTGATTGATGAGCGCAGCATAAGCTTTACCACCAGCAGCAAGGCTGAGATATTGCTGTTTGATCTTGATTGA